The following proteins are encoded in a genomic region of Pseudomonadota bacterium:
- a CDS encoding ATP-binding cassette domain-containing protein encodes MIHLTNISKQHGNQILFANASFQILPGVRTGLVGPNGAGKSTIFRLITGEEEADRGEITCAKRTVIGHFSQQVGDMAGRSALAETMAAVSQILDLGREIKKMEAAMAQPMADDELAALLERYGNAQEEFEHRGGYDLETRAQSVLTGLGIGPDDFNRPVESFSGGWKMRIALAKILTINPDVLLLDEPTNHLDIESIVWLEEWLKNEFKGAVLMTSHDRTFMNSIVSRIIEVANQTVTTYSGNYDFYLREREIRREQLIASHRRQQEMLAKEEEFIARFAARASHASQVQSRIKKIEKIQRIELPAEQRVMRFEFAEPPRSGDDVVAMADLAKTWPADGDSSEKPVFSGVSGMIRRQEKIAVVGVNGAGKSTFLKVLAGRTEPTTGSVTLGANVAVGYFSQHSMDVLDGNRTVFETVQDVMPQANIGTVRNLCAAFLFQGDDADKRIAQLSGGEKSRVVLATLLARPLNFLILDEPTNHLDLQSREILLEALQKFTGTVVLVSHDRHFLRSLVDHVMEIDHGEMRLFGGDYEYYLQKSASMKS; translated from the coding sequence ATGATCCACCTGACCAATATCAGCAAACAACATGGCAACCAGATCCTCTTTGCCAATGCCAGCTTTCAGATTCTGCCCGGGGTGCGCACCGGCCTGGTCGGTCCCAACGGCGCCGGCAAGAGTACCATCTTCCGGCTGATCACCGGCGAGGAGGAGGCGGACCGCGGCGAAATCACCTGCGCCAAACGCACCGTTATCGGCCATTTCTCCCAGCAGGTCGGCGACATGGCCGGCCGCTCGGCCCTGGCGGAAACCATGGCCGCCGTCTCCCAGATCCTGGACCTGGGCCGGGAGATCAAGAAAATGGAGGCCGCCATGGCGCAGCCCATGGCCGACGATGAACTGGCTGCATTGCTGGAACGTTACGGAAACGCCCAGGAGGAATTTGAGCACCGGGGCGGCTATGATCTGGAAACCCGGGCCCAGAGCGTGCTCACCGGCCTCGGCATCGGCCCCGACGATTTTAACCGGCCGGTGGAATCATTCAGCGGCGGCTGGAAGATGCGCATTGCTCTCGCCAAAATACTGACCATCAACCCCGATGTCCTGCTGCTGGACGAACCCACCAACCATCTGGACATCGAGTCCATCGTCTGGCTCGAGGAGTGGCTCAAGAACGAATTCAAGGGGGCGGTGCTGATGACCAGCCATGACCGGACCTTCATGAACTCCATTGTCAGCCGGATCATCGAAGTGGCCAACCAGACGGTGACCACCTACAGCGGCAACTATGATTTCTACCTGCGCGAACGGGAGATCCGCCGGGAGCAGCTTATCGCCAGCCACCGGCGCCAGCAGGAGATGCTGGCCAAGGAGGAGGAGTTCATTGCCCGCTTTGCCGCCCGGGCATCCCACGCCTCCCAGGTGCAGTCGCGGATTAAAAAGATTGAAAAAATCCAACGTATCGAACTGCCTGCCGAACAACGGGTCATGCGCTTTGAATTTGCCGAGCCGCCCCGGAGCGGCGACGATGTGGTTGCCATGGCAGACCTTGCCAAGACCTGGCCGGCTGACGGCGACAGCAGTGAAAAACCCGTGTTCAGCGGCGTCTCAGGAATGATCCGCCGCCAGGAAAAAATCGCCGTGGTGGGAGTCAACGGCGCCGGCAAATCCACCTTTCTCAAGGTTCTGGCCGGCAGGACCGAGCCCACCACCGGCAGCGTCACTCTCGGCGCCAATGTCGCGGTGGGCTATTTCAGCCAGCATTCCATGGATGTCCTGGATGGCAACCGTACCGTATTCGAGACCGTACAGGACGTAATGCCCCAGGCCAACATCGGCACGGTGCGCAACCTCTGCGCCGCCTTTCTCTTCCAGGGCGACGATGCCGACAAACGCATCGCCCAGCTCTCAGGCGGCGAAAAAAGCCGGGTGGTCCTGGCCACCCTTCTGGCCCGCCCTTTAAACTTCCTGATCCTCGACGAACCCACCAACCATCTGGACCTGCAATCCCGCGAGATCCTGCTTGAGGCGCTGCAGAAATTCACCGGTACCGTGGTCCTGGTGAGCCACGACCGCCATTTTCTGCGTTCTCTGGTGGACCATGTCATGGAAATCGACCACGGTGAGATGCGCCTGTTCGGCGGCGACTACGAATATTACCTGCAGAAGTCGGCAAGCATGAAGTCTTGA